A portion of the bacterium genome contains these proteins:
- a CDS encoding prenyltransferase yields MAERVETAVGSDGGTPSFGQLVDNWRAILAQGNLPQGRSMDVVSRWLLITRACVFSMTITSALIGGLLAAATATAEHTSWSAFFLATLGLVLAHAANNMINDWFDTAGGVDTAQYTRALYAPHPLLSGLISKTGLAASIVLVNLADLAILVKLTEMVGGGVVAFALAGLFISVFYVAPPIKLKHHGLGEPGVFVVWGPLMIGGVYYVTAGTMPPWVLVASFPYAISVTTVLIGKHVDKFEQDASRGIRTLPVILGRETSLRLNQALMIAFYPIVFGLVWAGNLGPGVLLVVFALPRLFTVLKAYSQPKPDAPPPGFRIWPLWYVALAFHHNKLAGGLFVLGLVVNLIVGW; encoded by the coding sequence ATGGCCGAGCGCGTCGAGACGGCCGTCGGGAGCGACGGCGGTACCCCTTCCTTCGGACAGCTCGTCGACAACTGGCGGGCCATCCTCGCGCAGGGGAACCTGCCCCAGGGCCGCTCGATGGACGTGGTGTCCCGGTGGCTCCTCATCACCCGCGCCTGCGTCTTCTCGATGACGATCACCTCGGCGCTGATCGGCGGCCTGCTCGCCGCCGCCACCGCCACCGCCGAGCACACGAGCTGGAGCGCGTTCTTCCTCGCGACCCTGGGCCTCGTCCTCGCCCACGCCGCCAACAACATGATCAACGACTGGTTCGACACCGCCGGCGGCGTCGATACGGCCCAGTACACGCGCGCGCTCTATGCCCCGCACCCGCTGCTCTCGGGCCTCATCTCGAAGACCGGGCTGGCGGCGAGCATCGTGCTCGTCAACCTCGCCGACCTCGCCATCCTCGTGAAGCTCACCGAGATGGTCGGCGGGGGCGTCGTCGCCTTCGCGCTCGCCGGTCTGTTCATCAGCGTCTTCTACGTCGCGCCGCCGATCAAGTTGAAGCACCACGGGCTCGGCGAGCCGGGCGTCTTCGTCGTGTGGGGACCGCTCATGATCGGCGGCGTGTACTACGTGACGGCGGGCACCATGCCGCCCTGGGTGCTGGTCGCGTCGTTCCCCTATGCGATCAGCGTGACCACGGTGCTGATCGGGAAGCACGTCGACAAGTTCGAGCAGGACGCGTCGCGCGGCATCCGTACGCTGCCGGTGATCCTCGGCCGCGAGACCTCGCTGCGCCTCAACCAGGCGCTGATGATCGCCTTCTACCCGATCGTCTTCGGGCTGGTGTGGGCGGGCAACCTCGGCCCCGGCGTGCTGCTCGTCGTCTTCGCGTTGCCGCGGCTCTTCACCGTGCTGAAGGCCTACTCGCAGCCGAAGCCCGACGCACCGCCGCCCGGCTTCCGCATCTGGCCGCTCTGGTACGTCGCTCTCGCCTTCCACCACAACAAGCTGGCGGGCGGGCTCTTCGTCCTCGGGCTGGTCGTGAACCTGATCGTCGGTTGGTGA
- a CDS encoding SDR family NAD(P)-dependent oxidoreductase — translation MAERRVAFLTGASRGIGRGCAVELARRGLDLVLAARTVTGAERFEHSATVRASNTAPLPGSLAETAAACEALGARTLAVKLDLAARDDWAPAVAAALARFGRLDVLVNNGRYVGPGHMDAFEDTPDALLEQMFVCNVFAPLALIRLCLPAWKRQGSGIVVNVTSSAGTTETPAPIGQGGWGLGYSMTKAAFGRMIPGLAKELRPHRVAVIGLMPGFVATERMAIELGAFGFDATRGLPVENPGRVCAMLATASDPMLFSGRDVHGPTFFAEHAATRFD, via the coding sequence ATGGCTGAGCGCCGGGTCGCGTTCCTCACCGGCGCGAGCCGCGGCATCGGCCGCGGCTGCGCCGTCGAGCTCGCCCGGCGCGGCCTCGATCTCGTCCTCGCCGCGCGCACCGTCACCGGCGCGGAGCGCTTCGAGCATTCGGCCACCGTGCGCGCGTCGAACACCGCGCCGTTGCCCGGAAGCCTGGCCGAGACCGCCGCCGCCTGCGAAGCCCTCGGAGCGCGAACGCTGGCCGTGAAGCTCGATCTCGCCGCACGCGACGACTGGGCGCCGGCGGTCGCCGCCGCCCTCGCCCGCTTCGGCCGCCTCGACGTGCTCGTCAACAACGGCCGCTACGTCGGCCCCGGCCACATGGACGCCTTCGAGGACACGCCCGACGCGCTGCTCGAGCAGATGTTCGTCTGCAACGTCTTCGCGCCGCTGGCCCTGATCCGCCTCTGCCTGCCGGCCTGGAAGCGGCAGGGGTCCGGCATCGTCGTCAACGTCACCTCCAGCGCCGGCACCACCGAGACGCCGGCGCCGATCGGCCAGGGCGGCTGGGGGCTCGGCTACTCGATGACGAAGGCCGCGTTCGGGCGCATGATCCCCGGGCTGGCCAAGGAGCTGCGGCCCCACCGCGTCGCCGTGATCGGCCTCATGCCGGGCTTCGTCGCCACCGAGCGCATGGCGATCGAGCTGGGCGCCTTCGGCTTCGACGCGACCAGGGGTCTGCCGGTGGAGAACCCGGGGCGGGTGTGTGCGATGCTCGCCACGGCGAGCGACCCGATGCTGTTCAGCGGCCGCGACGTCCACGGCCCGACCTTCTTCGCCGAGCACGCCGCCACCCGCTTCGACTGA
- a CDS encoding nuclear transport factor 2 family protein, whose protein sequence is MTAQALADRDAIADLLRRYAAGVDARDLGAVAACFAPGAAYAGTLGAGTVADALPRLAAAMRRYTATMHRLGPQAIRVDGDRARATTDCLAHHVLAGGAQRTVAVTYDDALVRDAGGWRIVARHVTTRWARAEAAPHG, encoded by the coding sequence ATGACCGCGCAGGCGCTCGCCGACCGCGACGCGATCGCCGACCTGCTGCGGCGCTATGCCGCCGGCGTCGACGCCAGGGACCTCGGCGCCGTCGCCGCCTGCTTCGCGCCCGGCGCCGCCTACGCCGGCACGCTCGGCGCGGGCACCGTGGCCGACGCCCTGCCCCGTCTCGCCGCCGCCATGCGGCGCTATACCGCGACCATGCACCGGCTCGGCCCCCAGGCGATCCGCGTCGACGGCGATCGCGCCCGCGCCACCACGGACTGCCTCGCGCACCACGTCCTCGCGGGCGGCGCCCAGCGCACGGTCGCGGTCACCTACGACGACGCGCTCGTGCGCGACGCCGGCGGCTGGCGCATCGTCGCGCGGCACGTGACCACGCGCTGGGCGCGCGCCGAGGCGGCGCCGCATGGCTGA
- a CDS encoding enoyl-CoA hydratase/isomerase family protein, whose translation MPDLLYDVQDGIATLTLNRPERLNAITFAMLEELGAHLRRADGDPTVRCVILTGAGRGFCSGLDLKEAAEGRGIGGALAGGGVTHFSTRDLPTVILQQVDVPVLCAINGAAAGYGLDLTLGCDMRLMSDAARLIPGFAKRGIVPESGGTWYLPRLVGWARACEVGFLGEDLSPERALGLGLVNRVVPAAALLETAYDWARRIAANAPLAVRAMKRLYRHGLGEDFEAHSHHVLMQLMQLFRSEDFREGIASFAERRPPSFQGR comes from the coding sequence ATGCCCGACCTCCTCTACGACGTGCAGGACGGCATCGCGACGTTGACGCTGAACCGTCCCGAGCGCCTCAACGCCATCACCTTCGCGATGCTCGAGGAGCTGGGCGCGCACCTGCGCCGCGCCGACGGCGATCCCACCGTCCGCTGCGTGATCCTGACCGGCGCCGGCCGCGGCTTCTGCAGCGGCCTCGACTTGAAGGAGGCGGCCGAGGGCCGCGGCATCGGCGGCGCCCTCGCGGGCGGCGGCGTCACGCACTTCTCGACCCGCGACCTGCCGACCGTGATCCTGCAGCAGGTCGACGTCCCGGTCCTCTGCGCCATCAACGGCGCCGCCGCCGGCTACGGGCTCGACCTGACGCTCGGCTGCGACATGCGGCTCATGAGCGACGCCGCGCGGCTCATCCCCGGCTTCGCCAAGCGCGGCATCGTGCCGGAGAGCGGCGGCACCTGGTACCTGCCCCGCCTCGTCGGCTGGGCCCGCGCCTGCGAGGTCGGCTTCCTCGGCGAGGACCTGTCGCCCGAGCGCGCGCTGGGGCTCGGCCTCGTCAACCGCGTCGTGCCCGCGGCGGCGCTCCTCGAGACGGCGTACGACTGGGCGCGGCGCATCGCCGCGAACGCGCCGCTCGCCGTCCGCGCCATGAAGCGCCTCTACCGCCACGGCCTCGGCGAGGATTTCGAGGCGCATTCGCACCACGTCCTCATGCAGCTGATGCAGCTCTTCCGCTCCGAGGACTTCCGCGAGGGCATCGCGTCGTTCGCCGAGCGCCGTCCGCCGAGCTTCCAGGGCCGATGA